From Primulina tabacum isolate GXHZ01 chromosome 2, ASM2559414v2, whole genome shotgun sequence, one genomic window encodes:
- the LOC142536974 gene encoding uncharacterized protein LOC142536974 gives MRGYERDEYEDLDEYENDGTEPEEEDDEGGYEEEETCQPTQDELEYLELRNRLKESIRKQMKKELGTANSGYRGKTNTYRKDNYGSFFGPSQPVIAQRVIQESKSLLENPNLAARIAKPKYDNNRSSVTTNVRPKHQSSLQTKVTSGLKKKVEILKSTRDYSFLLSEDAEVPAPMKSPPSRNLPVPKSDARSTQPLSNSKRVVNDRGREASNGHEHRKQLLSGNQTKVGVEKIDRTSRLSVESRKQLGSNSGSGPGRPLGPKSVPSRSDGPSLGTKVAQSIAKNSVVGREKSNPSPSVQSVVRKPTSYIQPGVRKPIPSSSQPSLMKNQSVQRKESQETKKPKVIPKQTLLPSRHHVKQHSTKVSARSTLADVRPKAKIGRQPFADGSDDDKAINMIRKMFGYNPNKYQDADDDSDMEANFDDILREERRSEKIGKREDEEELRKLEEEERRKQQLRLERKRKLGH, from the exons ATGCGCGGATATGAAAGAGAT GAGTATGAAGACTTGGATGAGTATGAAAATGATGGTACAGAGCCAGAAGAAGAGGATGATGAAGGCGGATATGAGGAGGAAGAAACTTGCCAGCCTACCCAGGATGAGTTGGAATATCTTGAACTTAGGAATCGATTAAAAGAATCAATTAGAAAGCAGATGAAGAAGGAACTGGGGACTGCCAATTCTGGTTATCGAGGCAAAACAAATACTTATCGTAAGGACAA CTATGGTTCCTTCTTTGGGCCCTCACAGCCAGTTATTGCCCAGAGAGTGATTCAAGAAAGCAAGTCCTTATTGGAAAATCCAAATTTGGCTGCTAGAATTGCTAAACCTAAATATGAT AATAATAGGAGCTCAGTTACAACCAATGTTAGACCAAAGCATCAATCCAGCCTTCAAACAAAAGTTACGAGTGGG TTGAAAAAAAAAGTAGAAATCCTAAAGAGCACTAGAGACTATTCCTTTCTATTATCTGAAGATGCTGAGGTTCCAGCACCCATGAAAAGTCCTCCGTCTAGAAATTTGCCTGTCCCCAAGTCTG ACGCTCGATCCACTCAGCCACTGTCAAATAGTAAACGGGTGGTCAATGATCGAGGAAGAGAAGCCTCTAATGGTCATGAACACAGGAAGCAACTGCTTTCAGGCAACCAAACTAAAGTTGGCGTAGAGAAGATAGATCGTACCAGCAGGTTATCAGTAGAATCTAGGAAACAACTCGGTAGCAATAGTGGAAGTGGTCCAGGTCGGCCTTTGGGGCCCAAATCTGTCCCTTCTAGGAGTGATGGTCCCTCCTTAGGTACCAAAGTCGCTCAATCTATAGCAAAAAATTCTGTGGTTGGTCGGGAAAAATCAAATCCTTCACCATCTGTACAATCCGTTGTGCGTAAACCAACATCATACATTCAACCTGGTGTGCGGAAACCTATTCCTTCAAGCTCGCAACCTTCTCTTATGAAAAATCAATCAGTACAAAGAAAGGAGTCTCAAGAAACGAAAAAGCCGAAAGTCATACCCAAACAGACATTGCTGCCCTCTAGACATCAT GTGAAGCAGCACTCTACAAAAGTCTCAGCTCGCAGTACATTGGCAGATGTTCGTCCAAAGGCAAAAATTGGGAGGCAACCTTTTGCTGACGGTTCTGATGACGATAAAGCTATAAATATGATCAGAAAAATGTTCGG GTATAATCCCAATAAGTATCAAGATGCAGATGATGATAGTGACATGGAAGCGaattttgatgatattttgaggGAGGAGAGACGCAG TGAAAAAATTGGcaagagagaggatgaagaagaGCTCCGCAAGTTAGAAGAGGAGGAAAGAAGGAAACAGCAGCTGCGCTTGGAGAGAAAACGCAAACTGGGCCACTGA
- the LOC142536975 gene encoding kinesin-like protein KIN-8B isoform X2 encodes MASIRAPATRKTTTLTVAVKCRPLTEKERGRDIVRVHNNKEVIVLDPDLSKDYLDRIQNRTKERRYTFDYAYGPNSTNLDVYQRNIRSTIFGVVQGLNATVFAYGSTGSGKTYTMVGTQDDPGLMVLSLNTIFDLIEKDNTSDDFEVTCSYLEVYNEVIYDLLEKSSGHLELREDPVQGIIVAGLRSIKVNSAVRILELLNLGNSRRKTESTEVNETSSRSHAVLEINVTRKLQKRYPTQVIRGKLALVDLAGSERASETNSGGQKLRDGANINRSLLALANCINALGKKQKKGLAYVPYRNSKLTRILKDGLSGNSQTVMIATISPADNQYHHTVNTLKYADRAKEIKTHIQKNIGTINAHVSDYQKMIDNLQGEVSRLRKELAEKETQLNAKPTERDIDDEISCLNALSQETSENVQDRINLQKALIELDETNLRNRKELQHLDDAIAKQQVIENEGAVVQALQSRRQVILDNIRDNDELGVNYQKEVEVNEKRRCQLQDMIDEAIKNNGNKTYLGILSQYRLLGMANTELQFEMAMRDQIISSQREAQRHLWNLLMSLGLDEKQIVELGAKQGIVVEEGTKMKPLGLSNMTTPLDLQQKNYSSLHCSPSRIECGALTCFYPRTSELSSRSLSEDNRKLPPDFCQEDHPSSFCYISHGFSPSAYQPWQSNRPILGFGAFDQHSAGFRNSFPHMRNYISPSPCDEHGVSASSFEVNFRQQQQQVKRWLGSG; translated from the exons ATGGCAAGCATTAGAGCTCCAGCTACCAGAAAAACAACAACTCTTACA GTGGCTGTAAAATGCAGGCCATTAACTGAGAAAGAACGTGGTCGTGATATCGTTAGAGTGCACAATAATAAG GAAGTGATTGTTTTGGATCCAGACCTTTCAAAGGATTACTTAGATCGTATACAGAATCGAACCAAGGAACGGagatatacttttgattatgcCTATGGTCCTAACTCCACCAATTTG GATGTCTACCAGAGAAATATACGTTCCACTATTTTTGGGGTTGTCCAAGGTCTCAATGCAACTGTGTTCGCTTATGGTTCTACTGGGAG TGGCAAAACATATACCATGGTTGGAACTCAAGACGATCCTGGACTTATGGTTCTCAGTCTCAATACCATTTTTGATCTAATTGAGAAAGACAATACCTCTGACGATTTTGAAGTTACTTGTTCATACCTTGAAGTATACAATGAG GTCATCTATGACTTGCTTGAGAAATCATCAGGTCACTTGGAACTGAGAGAGGATCCAGTACAAGGAATAATTGTTGCTGGCCTTAGAAGTATTAAG GTGAACTCAGCTGTTAGGATTCTTGAACTTTTGAATTTGGGGAATAGTAGACGTAAAACTGAAAGCACAGAGGTCAATGAAACTTCTTCTCG TTCCCATGCAGTTTTGGAAATAAATGTGACAAGAAAGCTGCAAAAGAGATATCCCACTCAGGTTATCAGAGGAAAACTTGCACTGGTGGATCTTGCTGGCAG TGAAAGAGCATCTGAGACAAACAGCGGGGGACAAAAACTGAGAGATGGTGCCAATATAAACCGCTCACTTCTTGCTTTGGCAAATTGCATTAATGCTTTAGGaaaaaaacagaagaagggCCTAGCTTATGTTCCATACCGCAATAG TAAGTTGACACGGATTCTTAAGGATGGTCTGAGTGGTAATTCTCAAACAGTAATGATTGCCACTATCTCTCCTGCTGACAACCAGTATCACCATACAGTCAATACTTTGAAATATGCTGATCGTGCAAAGGAAATAAAAACACATATACAG AAAAATATAGGCACAATCAATGCTCATGTATCAGACTACCAAAAGATGATTGACAACCTTCag GGGGAGGTCAGCCGTTTGAGAAAGGAGTTGGCTGAAAAAGAGACTCAACTTAATGCCAAGCCTACTGAAAGAGATATAGATGATGAAATATCTTGTTTGAATGCACTGAGCCAAGAAACTAGTGAAAACGTCCAGGACAGGATAAATTTGCAGAAGGCTCTAATCGAACTCGATGAAACTAACCTTCGCAATCGGAAGGAACTACAACATCTTGATGATGCTATTGCAAAGCAGCAG GTTATTGAAAACGAAGGGGCAGTTGTGCAGGCTTTGCAATCTAGGCGTCAGGTGATTCTAGACAATATTCGGGACAATGACGAGCTTGGTGTCAATTACCAGAAG GAAGTTGAAGTGAACGAgaaacgccggtgtcaactacAAGATATGATAGACGAAGCCATTAAAAACAATGGCAACAAAACTTATTTGGGCATTCTCAGTCAATACCGACTTCtg GGAATGGCCAACACAGAACTTCAGTTTGAAATGGCAATGAGAGACCAAATTATCTCCAGCCAAAGAGAAGCCCAGAGACATCTATGGAATCTGCTTATGAGCTTAGGTCTTGATGAGAAGCAAATAGTAGAGCTTGGAGCAAAGCAAGGAATAGTTGTTGAAGAAGGGACAAAGATGAAACCCCTTGGGTTGTCCAACATGACTACACCACTAGATTTGCAACAAAAGAATTACTCTTCGTTACATTGTTCTCCATCCCGCATTGAATGTGGTGCATTAACTTGTTTTTATCCTCGAACAAGTGAGCTCAGCTCAAGATCACTTTCTGAAGACAATCGGAAGCTTCCTCCCGATTTTTGCCAAGAGGACCACCCCAGTTCATTTTGTTACATTTCTCACGGTTTCTCCCCATCAGCCTATCAGCCATGGCAAAGCAACCGGCCGATTTTGGGTTTTGGTGCCTTTGATCAACATTCTGCTGGCTTCCGCAATTCATTTCCGCACATGAGAAACTATATCTCTCCATCTCCGTGTGATGAGCATGGAGTGTCGGCTTCATCTTTTGAGGTCAACTTTAGGCAGCAACAGCAACAGGTAAAAC GATGGCTGGGCAGTGGCTGA
- the LOC142536975 gene encoding kinesin-like protein KIN-8B isoform X1: MASIRAPATRKTTTLTVAVKCRPLTEKERGRDIVRVHNNKEVIVLDPDLSKDYLDRIQNRTKERRYTFDYAYGPNSTNLDVYQRNIRSTIFGVVQGLNATVFAYGSTGSGKTYTMVGTQDDPGLMVLSLNTIFDLIEKDNTSDDFEVTCSYLEVYNEVIYDLLEKSSGHLELREDPVQGIIVAGLRSIKVNSAVRILELLNLGNSRRKTESTEVNETSSRSHAVLEINVTRKLQKRYPTQVIRGKLALVDLAGSERASETNSGGQKLRDGANINRSLLALANCINALGKKQKKGLAYVPYRNSKLTRILKDGLSGNSQTVMIATISPADNQYHHTVNTLKYADRAKEIKTHIQKNIGTINAHVSDYQKMIDNLQGEVSRLRKELAEKETQLNAKPTERDIDDEISCLNALSQETSENVQDRINLQKALIELDETNLRNRKELQHLDDAIAKQQVIENEGAVVQALQSRRQVILDNIRDNDELGVNYQKEVEVNEKRRCQLQDMIDEAIKNNGNKTYLGILSQYRLLGMANTELQFEMAMRDQIISSQREAQRHLWNLLMSLGLDEKQIVELGAKQGIVVEEGTKMKPLGLSNMTTPLDLQQKNYSSLHCSPSRIECGALTCFYPRTSELSSRSLSEDNRKLPPDFCQEDHPSSFCYISHGFSPSAYQPWQSNRPILGFGAFDQHSAGFRNSFPHMRNYISPSPCDEHGVSASSFEVNFRQQQQQDGWAVADKQEVNMNHHVETSSAWDHCRSVITPCGGTMQALFGHLPTHQDAISS, from the exons ATGGCAAGCATTAGAGCTCCAGCTACCAGAAAAACAACAACTCTTACA GTGGCTGTAAAATGCAGGCCATTAACTGAGAAAGAACGTGGTCGTGATATCGTTAGAGTGCACAATAATAAG GAAGTGATTGTTTTGGATCCAGACCTTTCAAAGGATTACTTAGATCGTATACAGAATCGAACCAAGGAACGGagatatacttttgattatgcCTATGGTCCTAACTCCACCAATTTG GATGTCTACCAGAGAAATATACGTTCCACTATTTTTGGGGTTGTCCAAGGTCTCAATGCAACTGTGTTCGCTTATGGTTCTACTGGGAG TGGCAAAACATATACCATGGTTGGAACTCAAGACGATCCTGGACTTATGGTTCTCAGTCTCAATACCATTTTTGATCTAATTGAGAAAGACAATACCTCTGACGATTTTGAAGTTACTTGTTCATACCTTGAAGTATACAATGAG GTCATCTATGACTTGCTTGAGAAATCATCAGGTCACTTGGAACTGAGAGAGGATCCAGTACAAGGAATAATTGTTGCTGGCCTTAGAAGTATTAAG GTGAACTCAGCTGTTAGGATTCTTGAACTTTTGAATTTGGGGAATAGTAGACGTAAAACTGAAAGCACAGAGGTCAATGAAACTTCTTCTCG TTCCCATGCAGTTTTGGAAATAAATGTGACAAGAAAGCTGCAAAAGAGATATCCCACTCAGGTTATCAGAGGAAAACTTGCACTGGTGGATCTTGCTGGCAG TGAAAGAGCATCTGAGACAAACAGCGGGGGACAAAAACTGAGAGATGGTGCCAATATAAACCGCTCACTTCTTGCTTTGGCAAATTGCATTAATGCTTTAGGaaaaaaacagaagaagggCCTAGCTTATGTTCCATACCGCAATAG TAAGTTGACACGGATTCTTAAGGATGGTCTGAGTGGTAATTCTCAAACAGTAATGATTGCCACTATCTCTCCTGCTGACAACCAGTATCACCATACAGTCAATACTTTGAAATATGCTGATCGTGCAAAGGAAATAAAAACACATATACAG AAAAATATAGGCACAATCAATGCTCATGTATCAGACTACCAAAAGATGATTGACAACCTTCag GGGGAGGTCAGCCGTTTGAGAAAGGAGTTGGCTGAAAAAGAGACTCAACTTAATGCCAAGCCTACTGAAAGAGATATAGATGATGAAATATCTTGTTTGAATGCACTGAGCCAAGAAACTAGTGAAAACGTCCAGGACAGGATAAATTTGCAGAAGGCTCTAATCGAACTCGATGAAACTAACCTTCGCAATCGGAAGGAACTACAACATCTTGATGATGCTATTGCAAAGCAGCAG GTTATTGAAAACGAAGGGGCAGTTGTGCAGGCTTTGCAATCTAGGCGTCAGGTGATTCTAGACAATATTCGGGACAATGACGAGCTTGGTGTCAATTACCAGAAG GAAGTTGAAGTGAACGAgaaacgccggtgtcaactacAAGATATGATAGACGAAGCCATTAAAAACAATGGCAACAAAACTTATTTGGGCATTCTCAGTCAATACCGACTTCtg GGAATGGCCAACACAGAACTTCAGTTTGAAATGGCAATGAGAGACCAAATTATCTCCAGCCAAAGAGAAGCCCAGAGACATCTATGGAATCTGCTTATGAGCTTAGGTCTTGATGAGAAGCAAATAGTAGAGCTTGGAGCAAAGCAAGGAATAGTTGTTGAAGAAGGGACAAAGATGAAACCCCTTGGGTTGTCCAACATGACTACACCACTAGATTTGCAACAAAAGAATTACTCTTCGTTACATTGTTCTCCATCCCGCATTGAATGTGGTGCATTAACTTGTTTTTATCCTCGAACAAGTGAGCTCAGCTCAAGATCACTTTCTGAAGACAATCGGAAGCTTCCTCCCGATTTTTGCCAAGAGGACCACCCCAGTTCATTTTGTTACATTTCTCACGGTTTCTCCCCATCAGCCTATCAGCCATGGCAAAGCAACCGGCCGATTTTGGGTTTTGGTGCCTTTGATCAACATTCTGCTGGCTTCCGCAATTCATTTCCGCACATGAGAAACTATATCTCTCCATCTCCGTGTGATGAGCATGGAGTGTCGGCTTCATCTTTTGAGGTCAACTTTAGGCAGCAACAGCAACAG GATGGCTGGGCAGTGGCTGATAAGCAGGAAGTAAACATGAATCATCATGTTGAAACAAGCAGTGCATGGGACCATTGCCGAAGTGTGATCACGCCTTGTGGTGGTACCATGCAAGCTTTATTTGGACATCTTCCAACTCATCAGGATGCTATCTCAAGTTAA